One region of Molothrus aeneus isolate 106 chromosome 1, BPBGC_Maene_1.0, whole genome shotgun sequence genomic DNA includes:
- the LOC136553972 gene encoding nascent polypeptide-associated complex subunit alpha, muscle-specific form-like: protein MSNYGKVHTHLQSQCSHFPRFAHHTWFWALPRPVPAAPSPGNAKLTAVAAPPPAAPQSRGSAPGRSRSGASGCGGTAHSPFLQLLRPPSAYTGGEQKGEGRQGKAQVQPTLTCSPFPSAAQRASTELSRREDKVAKLNRTCGVPALSLCPFSLPLVKPTLPAPARPPARLGQPRGRAGVPVPLLVPGQSTEPPPICSGDLKPRSPAALCLPRAAVTPPWLLFIPGVVVSREKRIKKSKKNTLNN, encoded by the exons ATGTCTAATTACGGT AAGGTGCACACGCACCTACAGTCCCAGTGCTCTCACTTTCCACGGTTTGCCCACCACACCTGGTTCTGGGCGCTCCCGCGGCCGGTCCCggccgcccccagcccggggAACGCCAAACTTACGGCCGTGGCCGCGCCGCCCCCGGCGGCTCCGCAGAGCCGCGGCTCCGCTCCGGGCAGGAGCCGCTCCGGGGCGAGCGGGTGCGGAGGAACAGCGCACAGCCCTTTCCTGCAACTGCTCCGACCGCCCTCTGCCTACACGGGAGGGGAACAGAAAGGGGAAGGGAGGCAAGGAAAGGCACAGGTGCAGCCGACACTTACCTGCTCCCCCTTTCCCTCGGCTGCCCAGCGTG CTTCGACTGAGCTTTCGAGGCGTGAAGACAAAGTCGCAAAACTAAACCGAACTTGCGGAGTCCCTGCTTTAAGCCTTTGCCCTTTCAGCCTGCCGCTTGTGAAACCCACGCTCCCTGCCCCGGCCCGTCCTCCTGCCCGGCTGGGGCAgccgcggggccgcgccggggtCCCCGTCCCTCTCCTGGTCCCCGGGCAGAGCACGGAGCCACCACCGATCTGCTCGGGGGACTTAAAACCTcgcagccctgctgccctctgtCTCCCTAGAGCTGCTGTCAcgcctccctggctgctgtttATACCCGGGGTGGTGGTGAGCAGGGAGAAGAggattaaaaaaagtaaaaaaaatacgTTGAATAACTGA